The following proteins are encoded in a genomic region of Mycolicibacterium confluentis:
- a CDS encoding ABC transporter ATP-binding protein produces MSSEKAGKPLVRVDGLAATLADGREILSDVSFEVGQGEIVALIGESGSGKTTTALALLGYATPGVTLSGLVEVCGHQVLELDEGELRAVRGRAIGYVPQDPPSALNPTMRVKKLIRSILTAHPDRDAGPEAISAALRRVDLPADDAFQRRFPHQLSGGQQQRLAIGAALAASPSAVVFDEPTTGLDLLTQAVVIREIRSLRERLNVSMVYVSHDLRVVADLADRVCVMYDGSIVECGPTAQVLNNPVHPYTRSLIEAVPDHRRSIVGGARVAEPPGAEPAAAQQDRRLLEVDSLRASYHTGGRQVPILDGVDLKIAIGERVAIAGQSGSGKTTLTRCLSGLVTADEGNMLFENRELKRSLRQRTQHELRSIQVVFQNPTSSLNPRLTVGEIVGRPVQLGDSRARRQAMKESVDRALELVELPTSVASRRPGELSGGQRQRVMIASALAAQPRLLICDEITSALDVSVQARIVAMLRRLSDELDLALLFVSHDLGVIGDIAHRTAVLQAGRVVEDRPTAELFADPHNDYTRRLLQAADELGGHLRHAAVNQ; encoded by the coding sequence ATGAGCAGCGAGAAAGCCGGCAAACCACTGGTACGAGTCGACGGTCTTGCTGCGACTCTGGCCGACGGACGGGAGATCCTGAGCGACGTCAGTTTCGAGGTCGGCCAGGGCGAGATCGTGGCGCTCATCGGTGAATCCGGCAGTGGTAAGACCACCACCGCCCTGGCGCTGCTGGGCTATGCGACCCCCGGGGTCACCCTGTCGGGGCTGGTTGAAGTCTGCGGCCATCAGGTTCTGGAACTGGACGAAGGCGAACTGCGCGCAGTCCGCGGGCGAGCGATCGGATACGTACCCCAGGACCCTCCGTCGGCATTGAACCCGACGATGCGCGTCAAGAAGTTGATTCGGTCGATACTGACCGCGCACCCGGATCGTGACGCCGGGCCGGAGGCCATCTCGGCGGCGCTGCGTCGCGTGGACCTGCCCGCCGACGATGCGTTCCAACGTCGTTTTCCGCATCAACTGTCGGGTGGTCAGCAGCAGCGCCTGGCGATCGGCGCTGCGCTGGCCGCCAGTCCGTCAGCAGTGGTGTTCGACGAACCCACCACCGGGCTGGACCTGCTCACCCAAGCCGTGGTGATCCGCGAGATCCGCAGCCTGCGAGAACGTTTGAACGTCTCGATGGTCTACGTCTCCCACGATCTGCGGGTGGTCGCCGACCTCGCCGATCGGGTGTGTGTGATGTACGACGGGAGCATCGTCGAATGCGGCCCCACTGCGCAGGTGCTCAACAATCCGGTCCATCCCTACACACGGAGCCTGATCGAGGCGGTTCCGGATCACCGGCGCTCCATCGTAGGTGGCGCGCGGGTGGCAGAGCCTCCGGGCGCCGAGCCGGCTGCCGCACAACAGGATCGGCGGCTGCTCGAGGTGGACTCGTTGCGTGCCAGCTATCACACGGGTGGGCGCCAGGTCCCGATCCTCGACGGCGTCGATCTGAAGATCGCGATTGGCGAGCGGGTTGCCATCGCGGGACAGTCGGGGAGCGGCAAGACCACTCTGACCCGGTGCCTGAGCGGACTGGTCACCGCTGATGAAGGCAACATGCTCTTCGAGAACCGAGAGTTGAAACGGTCGCTGCGCCAGCGCACCCAGCATGAGCTGCGGTCGATCCAGGTGGTGTTCCAGAATCCGACCTCTTCGTTGAACCCCCGCCTCACGGTGGGTGAGATCGTCGGACGCCCAGTCCAGCTCGGCGACAGCAGGGCGCGCAGACAGGCCATGAAGGAGTCCGTGGACAGGGCGCTGGAACTGGTGGAGCTGCCGACATCGGTGGCGTCCCGCCGGCCCGGTGAACTCTCCGGAGGGCAACGGCAGCGGGTCATGATCGCGTCCGCGTTGGCTGCCCAGCCAAGGCTGCTGATCTGCGATGAGATCACCTCCGCGCTCGATGTTTCGGTGCAGGCGCGAATCGTCGCGATGTTGCGCAGACTCAGCGATGAGCTGGATCTGGCTCTGTTGTTCGTCTCCCACGACTTGGGCGTGATCGGCGATATCGCCCATCGCACCGCGGTGCTGCAGGCCGGCCGGGTCGTCGAGGACCGGCCTACCGCGGAACTGTTCGCCGACCCCCACAACGACTACACCCGACGGCTTCTCCAGGCCGCCGATGAACTGGGCGGGCATCTTCGCCACGCCGCGGTAAACCAATGA
- a CDS encoding ABC transporter permease, which produces MSSRRVVGLTLLISVIVVAFLGRFIAPHSPTEVLGAPYSADTGLLGLDALGRDVLSRILYGGATLVLTSLGVTIVAYLIAAPVGMFMALRNGPSERALIWFNDVLLAFPPILLLLLLATASGKGLTVVLVAVVIGHFPQICRLSRAAASQVAHANFVDASRLRGERSAAILRRDILPNIVPTLVADFGTRTASSILLIAGATFLGLGEAPPSSNWALMVSENRVGLSIQPLAVLAPALLIGVFIFGVNLVSDRAVDGTPRGSRLFASARALTSARFVNR; this is translated from the coding sequence ATGAGTTCTCGAAGGGTCGTGGGATTGACCCTGTTGATCAGCGTGATCGTGGTCGCCTTCCTCGGCCGGTTCATCGCGCCCCATTCACCGACCGAGGTCCTCGGGGCGCCCTACAGTGCGGACACGGGCCTGCTGGGCCTCGATGCGCTCGGGCGAGATGTCCTCTCGCGCATCCTGTATGGCGGTGCCACGCTGGTGCTGACCAGTCTTGGGGTGACCATCGTGGCCTACCTGATCGCCGCGCCGGTCGGCATGTTCATGGCGCTGCGCAACGGTCCTTCGGAGCGGGCGCTGATCTGGTTCAACGACGTCCTGCTGGCGTTTCCGCCGATCCTGTTGCTGTTGTTGCTGGCCACCGCCAGCGGCAAGGGGCTGACGGTCGTGCTCGTCGCCGTGGTCATCGGTCACTTCCCGCAGATCTGCCGATTGTCCCGCGCCGCGGCATCCCAGGTTGCGCACGCCAACTTTGTGGACGCCTCCAGACTGCGCGGTGAGCGGTCAGCGGCAATTCTGCGCCGTGACATTCTGCCGAACATCGTGCCGACGTTGGTCGCCGATTTCGGTACCCGCACCGCGTCGTCGATCCTGCTGATCGCCGGGGCCACCTTCCTCGGCCTGGGTGAGGCACCGCCGTCGTCGAACTGGGCGCTGATGGTGTCGGAGAACAGGGTGGGGTTGTCGATCCAGCCGTTGGCCGTGTTGGCGCCGGCACTTCTGATCGGTGTGTTCATCTTCGGGGTCAACCTGGTCAGTGACCGCGCCGTCGACGGCACCCCGCGCGGCAGTCGGCTGTTCGCATCAGCCCGAGCCCTGACATCAGCGAGGTTTGTGAACCGATGA
- a CDS encoding ABC transporter permease: MTTGHQPEVKPSSGSTLPELAHRDSPSRRALWMSLAGAAGYRLVSGAALLFVVVTLAFFATALLPGDPVSAVLGRNASPARLAEIRAALGLDRPMLERYWTWLTDAMRGDFGNSLVSQESVVSILGPRIVNSLILAGCAAAILVPAALLLGTYAGARPGSRTDRVISSSTLAFLSMPEFTLGALLAYLIGVRSNGAIPAVSMFAAESGPLSKPEVLILPVATMVLVNLGYSMRIVRAGVAQTMQADYVRMARLNGVSERNILFGYSLRNALAPCIQSVSFVLVYLVGGVVLVETVFQYPGIGQLAVNSTLQRDFPVILGVTAVIAGIYIVVNTVNDALIVLSNPRKWAAR; this comes from the coding sequence GTGACGACTGGTCATCAGCCGGAGGTGAAGCCCAGTTCCGGCAGCACGCTGCCGGAACTGGCCCACCGCGACTCTCCCAGCCGCCGTGCGCTGTGGATGTCGTTGGCCGGCGCGGCCGGCTACCGGTTGGTGTCCGGCGCGGCACTGCTTTTCGTGGTCGTCACCCTGGCATTCTTCGCCACAGCACTGTTGCCCGGGGACCCGGTGAGTGCGGTGCTCGGGCGTAACGCGTCGCCCGCGCGACTGGCGGAGATCCGCGCGGCGCTGGGACTCGACCGCCCCATGCTCGAGCGTTATTGGACTTGGTTGACCGATGCGATGCGTGGCGATTTCGGTAATTCGCTGGTCTCCCAGGAATCAGTGGTCAGCATCCTTGGCCCCCGAATCGTCAACTCGCTGATTCTGGCCGGGTGTGCGGCGGCGATTCTGGTGCCCGCGGCGCTGTTGCTCGGGACCTACGCAGGCGCGCGGCCGGGATCCAGGACAGACCGGGTGATCTCGAGTTCAACCCTGGCCTTCCTGTCAATGCCGGAGTTCACATTGGGCGCGCTGCTGGCCTACCTGATCGGAGTCCGCAGCAACGGCGCGATCCCGGCGGTGTCGATGTTCGCCGCCGAATCCGGGCCGCTGTCCAAACCGGAGGTGTTGATCCTGCCGGTGGCCACGATGGTCCTGGTGAACCTCGGCTACTCGATGCGGATCGTCCGCGCCGGCGTGGCGCAGACCATGCAGGCCGATTACGTCCGGATGGCCAGGCTCAACGGGGTTTCCGAACGCAACATCCTGTTCGGCTACTCGCTGCGAAATGCGTTGGCACCCTGCATTCAAAGCGTCTCGTTCGTGTTGGTCTACCTGGTCGGCGGGGTGGTGCTGGTGGAGACCGTGTTCCAGTACCCGGGCATCGGGCAGTTGGCGGTGAACTCGACCCTGCAGCGGGACTTTCCGGTGATCCTCGGCGTCACAGCGGTGATCGCAGGCATCTACATCGTCGTCAACACAGTCAACGACGCCCTGATAGTGCTCTCCAACCCAAGGAAGTGGGCTGCCCGATGA
- a CDS encoding amidase, with product MTADSRSDVKAPTDSDDLAYLTAVEALALFRAKTISPVELMTSLVDRAERLEPQINAFSEMYFEKAMEQARAAADAYAGDGTRARPLEGIAVALKDEVPIEGHLFTDGSLVHEGEYASETAALAQRIFDAGGIMHARTTTPEFCCVPFTHSRMWGVTPSPWDLTKSAGGSSGGSGAALAAGTTTLATGSDIGGSIRIPAAFCGVVGFKPSFGRIPDVTPWNLDHYCQNGPMARSAADAALLFDVMQGQHPDDIATLPRLEMPSTLPDVAGWRVALCATLGDYEVEDGILENLRATADLLRSLGVTVDEVDLPWTRAQIETILEVHFGYIAAASAATLSRGKPELLNDYTLDYIERTTARATKMTMAQAFDAEAEFFRPLSTIFTEYRALLCPTLATVSLEAGDSYLGYGPTINGKVTGQVDRDGLMTGPFNIVGRCPSTALPSGFDKSGMPTSVQIVGRPYHDIDSLALADAVDRARPLYRETRTRPSFV from the coding sequence ATGACCGCCGACAGTCGATCCGACGTCAAGGCGCCGACGGACTCCGACGACCTCGCCTATCTCACCGCTGTCGAGGCTCTGGCGCTGTTCCGGGCGAAGACCATCTCTCCGGTGGAGTTGATGACCTCGCTCGTGGACCGTGCCGAACGGCTCGAACCGCAGATCAATGCATTCAGCGAGATGTACTTCGAGAAGGCGATGGAACAGGCGCGTGCGGCTGCCGACGCCTACGCCGGGGACGGCACGCGGGCGAGGCCCTTGGAGGGCATCGCGGTGGCGCTCAAGGACGAGGTTCCTATCGAAGGGCATCTGTTCACCGACGGTTCGCTGGTGCACGAAGGCGAATACGCCTCCGAGACAGCGGCGTTGGCGCAGCGCATCTTCGATGCCGGGGGCATTATGCATGCCCGGACGACCACGCCCGAATTCTGCTGCGTGCCTTTCACCCATTCCCGGATGTGGGGAGTCACACCGTCACCGTGGGACCTGACGAAGTCAGCCGGCGGTTCCTCGGGCGGATCTGGAGCGGCGCTCGCTGCGGGCACCACGACGCTGGCCACGGGCTCGGACATCGGTGGTTCGATCAGAATCCCCGCAGCGTTCTGCGGCGTCGTCGGATTCAAACCGTCGTTTGGCCGCATTCCCGACGTCACGCCCTGGAACCTCGACCACTACTGCCAGAACGGTCCGATGGCGCGCTCGGCCGCCGATGCCGCGCTGCTGTTCGACGTCATGCAGGGGCAGCACCCCGACGACATCGCCACGCTGCCGCGACTGGAGATGCCCTCGACCCTGCCGGATGTGGCGGGTTGGCGGGTGGCGCTGTGCGCAACGCTGGGCGATTACGAGGTCGAGGACGGCATCCTCGAGAACCTGCGGGCCACCGCAGATCTGCTGCGCAGCTTGGGGGTCACCGTCGATGAGGTCGATCTGCCGTGGACACGGGCGCAGATCGAGACCATTCTCGAGGTGCACTTCGGCTACATCGCCGCCGCGTCGGCGGCCACCCTGTCACGCGGTAAGCCTGAACTGCTCAACGACTACACGCTGGACTACATCGAGCGCACGACAGCCCGTGCCACGAAGATGACGATGGCCCAGGCGTTCGACGCTGAAGCCGAGTTCTTCCGTCCTCTGTCGACGATCTTCACCGAGTACCGCGCGCTGTTGTGTCCGACACTCGCGACCGTGTCGCTCGAGGCGGGGGACTCCTACCTGGGCTACGGCCCGACCATCAACGGCAAGGTCACCGGGCAGGTCGATCGGGACGGTCTGATGACCGGGCCGTTCAACATCGTCGGTCGGTGTCCCTCCACGGCCCTGCCCTCTGGATTCGACAAGAGCGGCATGCCCACGAGCGTCCAGATCGTCGGGCGCCCCTATCACGACATCGATTCTCTGGCACTCGCCGACGCGGTCGATCGTGCTCGCCCGCTGTACCGAGAGACCAGGACCCGTCCGTCATTCGTGTAA
- a CDS encoding NtaA/DmoA family FMN-dependent monooxygenase (This protein belongs to a clade of FMN-dependent monooxygenases, within a broader family of flavin-dependent oxidoreductases, the luciferase-like monooxygenase (LMM) family, some of whose members use coenzyme F420 rather than FMN.): MAPKKFHLGWFVGFVANDFTGPFSPPDDPWDGKFYVEMAQSMERAGFDYMMFEDTVSVPDAYGQSFDTYLKHALWVPKHDPVPLAAVIAAATSKMGVIATMSTAFYPPYMLARTVATVDHIAKGRFGWNIVTSGQDQAARNFGMDKLLPHDKRYEVAHEYVDVVRKLWDSWDADNIVRDYETGAYIAPGTVRPIHHEGEYFRTEGPLTTVRPPNGQPVFVQAGGSPKGRDFAAKYADSIVANPGTIEEMRAFRDDVRARATAYGRDPDEIKVLFIAMPVLAATTEEAKAANLRNMSSDRAVENILAGFSFVTDIDFSQFPLDEVPPQDLTTNGEQSSLDMFLQRGSGKTLRQLAMDYISPPIELVGTPDEVADRMGEVIDEVGGDGFLIYTGSNSLNRRFIAEITEGLVPALQRRGRTRTEYKSEYLRDNLREF; the protein is encoded by the coding sequence TTGGCTCCCAAGAAGTTCCACCTGGGTTGGTTCGTCGGATTCGTGGCCAACGACTTCACCGGACCGTTCTCGCCTCCGGACGACCCGTGGGATGGCAAGTTCTACGTCGAGATGGCGCAGTCGATGGAGCGTGCCGGCTTCGACTACATGATGTTCGAGGACACCGTCAGTGTCCCCGACGCATACGGGCAGTCCTTCGACACCTATCTCAAACACGCGCTCTGGGTGCCCAAACACGATCCGGTCCCGCTGGCCGCCGTGATTGCGGCGGCCACCTCCAAGATGGGCGTGATCGCGACGATGTCGACGGCGTTCTACCCGCCCTACATGCTGGCACGCACGGTGGCCACGGTGGACCACATCGCGAAGGGCCGATTCGGCTGGAACATCGTGACCTCCGGACAGGATCAGGCGGCGCGCAACTTCGGGATGGACAAGCTGCTGCCGCACGACAAGCGCTACGAGGTCGCCCATGAGTACGTCGACGTGGTGCGGAAACTCTGGGATTCCTGGGATGCCGACAACATCGTCCGCGACTACGAAACGGGTGCCTACATCGCACCCGGCACCGTGCGGCCCATCCACCACGAAGGTGAGTACTTCCGCACCGAGGGGCCGCTGACGACGGTGCGGCCTCCCAATGGCCAGCCCGTGTTCGTGCAGGCCGGCGGATCACCCAAGGGACGTGACTTCGCGGCCAAGTACGCGGATTCGATCGTCGCGAACCCCGGCACCATCGAGGAGATGCGAGCGTTCCGTGACGACGTGCGGGCACGGGCCACCGCATACGGACGCGACCCCGACGAGATCAAGGTCCTGTTCATCGCCATGCCGGTGCTGGCTGCCACGACGGAGGAGGCCAAGGCCGCCAACCTGCGCAACATGTCCAGTGACCGGGCAGTGGAGAACATCCTCGCCGGGTTCTCCTTCGTGACCGACATCGACTTCTCGCAGTTCCCCCTTGACGAAGTGCCTCCGCAGGATCTGACGACCAACGGTGAGCAGTCTTCACTCGACATGTTCCTGCAGCGCGGCAGCGGCAAGACACTGCGGCAACTGGCCATGGACTACATCTCGCCGCCGATCGAACTGGTCGGCACGCCCGATGAGGTTGCCGACCGCATGGGGGAGGTCATCGACGAGGTCGGTGGTGACGGCTTCCTGATCTACACCGGATCCAACAGCCTGAACCGCAGATTCATCGCGGAGATCACTGAAGGGCTGGTGCCCGCGTTGCAGCGGCGCGGCCGCACCAGGAC